A region of the Theileria equi strain WA chromosome 4 map unlocalized gcontig_1105316255039, whole genome shotgun sequence genome:
CGTCTTTGTGTAAACAACCAAGCATTTGTCCAGTTTTGTCCTAAAAGCATATTTCTACTATTTATCGGCATACCGTAACCACAAGGATTAAGTTAGGATCAGCTGGTACAATGGATTTTACAGAAACAAGCAAATAGTCAATCTGTGCAAAGTGTTTATCTTCATGATGTACAAACCCTGAACACTTTTGACCCTTTAGAAAGCAAAATTTTACGAATATTGAACTTATTCGTGATAAATTGGCCAACTGACATTTCTTCCATGTAGTCTTGATACTGTTCGACATCAATAACTGTACACACTGTTGCAAAAATGTATAGAAGGATGCTTAATGTAGAGTGTATACGTACcacaagaagaaatggCCTGTATAGCAGCATTCCATGAATGGAATCCTCGACTTTCAATTAAACTCGTGGTTCGTCCTTCATGGTTCGTACTAATTTTAATAACCTTATCTAACATTTTTTAAACATTTACTTACAGGCGTGCACTAGAGGGTCTCAATTCTTGTCTTCCAGCCGGTCCCACCAGTGGTATACACGGCTTTAATTCACATTTTACATTGGATAAAACAGGCTCATATTCAGTACTATAGGTCTGTGTAAGGTAAATCTAGTCCAGCTTACTCGAGTCGTCTTTTTCGGGCATATGGCATATCACCAGACCCCACTCCTGAAGATAACCCACTGTTGTAGGAATTATAATTCATAATCCTCTTTAAATTTGGTGGATCATCCGGAAAACCCAGGATTTGTGAGAGTTCTGACTGTATGGATTCACCTTCCCAGTgattttccatcatttaACTTGCCCTTTTGGGCACTTTCACACAAGTATTCTCGGCAAGTCCGTTCTTTTACACACGGTCCTTTCTATATAATCTTGCAAATCTTATAAGCCTCTCGGAGTTGCTATATCTTATTGCGCAGCTGTATTCCATGCTATCAGGGAATCTGTAAGTATGGATGTAAAGGAATGATATAAAGCAACCTGATATCCAAGGTTATGAAGCTTGTTTTGATTTAATTGACAAGGTTTCTTATTCTAGATGGGAAAACAATCTACATTCCACTTTACTACACATTACCGAGGAACCACCAATTCGCTGCCAATTTGGTGCCTCTGTATAAGATAAAAATCGTATTGTTCCCTTTACAGTTGTCTAGAACGTTTTGCTTATTATCCATGCATGGTTATGTCGCCCAATCTCGTGAGTCACGCTACACATATGGAATTAAGCGTCCAAAATAGATCTATTCTCTATTTTTATGTGTGTAACTTTGTGCTATGGATGAACAAAATTATTGGCCAAAGGTTTATCTCGATCGAGGATCTCTGATCCAAATGGGGTCCTGGAATCTGTCGCTGTCGATCCGTGAACCcttattttcttcttgtatTGCTATTTTTGTGCACCTATAGACATGTATATCGTATTTTAATTTAGGTTTAATGTAATCCGTGCGTGATATCGTGGATTCATGACTTCGAATGGCCAAAGAAATGTCCTCTTCTATATGGGCTTCAAAAGCTGGCGCAAGCCTCTGTCTTGTAGCGTCGGCTGCATTTGGATGCTCTATACCAACAATTTTGAAGAAGTTTTCAGATTCTGCAGCGTCTGAAGAACTAAAAAACAAGGCGGATTCATGGCTCTGTCTGTGTAATTGTCTAGGAGCAGGTTTGTGGATTATATATAAGAGAATGGTGTAACAGGGATTATAATGGGAGTTTCATTTTTACATATATTACCAGAAGCCGCAGAAAAATGCGAACGTGCTAAAATAGCCGTTGGTGGTGGTGATCACCCGGTGAATCTATCGTATTTGTTAttactagtatcatttGCTTTTATGCTATTGATAGAGCGTGTGGTCTCTGCTGGGAGTGAGTCTATCCATGAGAAATGTCATTGTTATACAGGGGATCCATGTACAGCATCATTTAATGACTGTAGCACAAGTTCCAAGtggtttgtctattctcTTATAATATATAATTAATATAGCTGTGCGTTGACAACGCATCCTCCTCATGCTGAAGAAGCGCCGTCTAATGCTCaaattgtaaatattaTAGTAAGGGGAGGGGAACATGAGAAGCTTAGATTTAGACACAAACACACAGATTTCCTAGCAAAAATAAAGAACATAATTTGTCCCCTATGCGAATGCAATGGGCTTTGTATCACTCTTGCGCTTTTTACACACTCAGTTTTTGAAGGGATGGTGATAGGATTAGAGAAGGAGAATCATAGTAAAGTATGGCTGATTACTCTCGGAGTAGTTTTACACAAATGGACCACTGGTATGGCTCTTTCATCTTTTATAGCCAACGAAACTACATTTGTCAAAACGATTATGATTGGTATTTTCTGTCTGGGTTCACCTTTGGGAGTACTTATTGGTGGCCTTACACCCGAAAGTTTGTTATGGCATATCTAATACTTGTAAAATACAGATGAAACGGCTTCCGCCATTCTTGATTCTATCGCAGTAGGTACACTCATTTACGTTGGGTTCGAGGTATGTCCCTTGCATAGTTTTATATTGATGCTATAGATTATCGTACACGAGCTCTTCTGCGATATCCAGTGCAGAAATACGGCATTGGGGAAGTGGGCTTGTGTAGTCACAGGTATAGCTTTTATCCTTGGCATGATGGTACTTGAATCACATTTTTTCCCTCACACTCATGGGCACCATCATGGCCATCACTGTCTAAATGAGTGTTATGAAGCAATTTCAAAATGTCCCCAAGTCAAGGAATGCTCCGATCTTATGTCAAAGTGTGGTAAAGCACTTAAAAGATGTACCGAGGGTCACGGTGGCGGCGATGCTCACTGCCACTGTTCCGATTCTCATCACTAACATTTGTCACGAAAATATACATACTACATATTTACTTGCACTACGCAGTCTGCGACTATTAGCGAAACATGCTACTTTGCTACTTTGGCCTCCTGCAATTGCGAGATTTTACCAGAAGCGATAAAGACCTTTAAGGACTCTAGTATTTTGTGGCAGGATTCAGTGTGTTTATTTTCCTTGAGGAGCTCCTCCAACTCGGGAAGGCTGGCCTTTTTAATGTACATTATTTCACCCTTTTGTGGAATCAAGTCTTCAGCAGTGCCATTGAAGAGGGCAACCTGGGAATTATGACTTGCGGTGTGTAGGCTTACGTATAATTTATAATGACATCTGATGAATTCCCCATCTACTGAAAAGGAACCGATTTCGATTAGATTTTCTTCCGATAAACAGAGTCCGCATTCTTCATGGACTTCTCTCATAGCGTTATCAAGATAAGATTCGCCGACCTAAAGAAGCATTATTGGAGGTGGAGAGTGAACTTACAGTAACTACACCACCAAAGGAGATGTCTAAATATCCAGGACAATACTCCTTTGACATATCTCTAATATGGTAAAAGAGATGAGGGTCCTCTGGACCGGTGATGACAACTGTGGCTGACGTCCTATGCCACTCGTTATACATTCTCTGTATGTGTATTATATGGTTTTTTACGTGTAAATATATGTATTGGTGGCTACAAATGGTAAACTTGCTGAAAATGTGCATAAAGCGGCGGGTTTGCCGCAATTTCGCGAGATAGAGGTGATATTATGCGTATTTATGTATGCTAACCATTTCCTTTCTTGTGCAGCTTCCGATTTCATTGTTGTCCTTGTCTACCATACAGATAACTTCTGTAGAGTTAGGCATGGACTCAATCTTCGTTTTATCTATCATCCTATGTGTTTTGGGTTTTAGTAATGCAAACTATGTTTTTAAATATGTCCGCATTAATTTGAATAGGTGATAATATACAATGATGGAATGGAAATGGGTTTTGAggaaattttggagaaaaGGTAATATGGGGAATAGCAATGTGCGAGGGATCTGGTCCTTTGGTAGCAGGAACATTTGGCTTTTATGGTTGTTTGGCCTCCGTGTTAAAAGATTATGGCAGTGATAGCATGAGAGTATGTTTCGGATTGGTGCAATTTCCGTATTTTACAGATGGAGGGACGTACAAGAGTGTCTATTTCACCTAAATTGGCTATTGATAGACATGTGTGTGGTCGGGACTGACGATGGCGgttttttaaataaatgtgtagagcATATAATGTTTAAGATAACAACGGGGCGCAAGTTGtaatttttatatttgtatttaagGTGTAAGGTGACGGTATGAAGGTATATGGCTATCATGTATTATATGTGACGAGTGTTTATTATAGTGTGGTTATTTTAAACGGATTTATGGTGGTCCTGAAAGATATGATGTATTCCCTTTACCCGTGTGGGGTTGGATGGGTTGGCAGTAGGTAGTTATGTATATAGAGTAAGGTATAAGAGTTAACCCCGAAGAGTGTTATATTGAGCATAGCGAAATGAATGCGAACTACTAGcggagctaggaggagcTTAAGCGAATGCAGTGAGCCTAGGCGACCCTTGGGAGCCTAGAGTCCGAAGGACTGGCGTAAGCCAGAACGACTGTAATGTCCGTAGCAAAGCGGTGGACAATCCGAACGTAGTGAgcataatgtgagctatgaAATAGCGAACAGGCGACTAGAaggagcctaaggaagagtagtCTTTATTCCACCTTCGGTGGTAGACTCTTTTGCCGCTTTGCGGCACTACTCTTACTCCGTAAGGAGTGTCTCCAGTAGTACTCTCAACCCTACCCCCTGTCGGGGTACTGACTAccatcattcttctaggAGTACctacccattcatccacCGATAGGTGACTTACAACGGCATCCCTAGGCTTCCTGAGGCTCCCTACGGTTGTCCTCATAGCTCCGCTGGTAGAATAAGAGAGTCTCTAAGGACTCTACTGAGCAGTGAGAAGAGGTGACCAAtcaggctcctatactgcgtatgCTTGCCATTTCTTCTCTACTCACTccgctcatagagtctaGTAAAGATACCAACACTCCGTAGGAGTGAGGAGAAGAATACTCCACCAAAGGTGGAGTGGAGACTACTagtaggaagagctcctgttagtcgctctagtccctcattcttcgggactccGTCTAACGACGGCGTTCGCTAGTCCTTCGATCCTCTCAGGACCATTATGCTCACTACGTTCGGATTGTCCACCCCGAAGTGTGTGGACATTCTACACATCAGACACCACGGGCTAGATCTCAGCGGATCGTAAGACAAGCCTACTCTCGCGCTTACAATTCCCGGGTGCATCAAAGTCGTCTGCAATGGATGTATCGCTTCAGGAGACAAAATTGTGATGCTACTAGAAATACGGAATTACCGGCAATATCGCGTTCAAGACGCCAGAAGCGGTGAACAACGTTGCTCTTCAGCATGGATTCTGACTTAGAGGCGTTCAGTCATTATCCAACGGATGGTAGCCTCGCAGCACTAGCTTCTCAACTAGCCGCATTAACCAAGTATCCGAACCAACTGTTCCTCTCGTACTAAATTGGATTACTGTCACAACGTCCAGTCATCAGTAGGGTAAAACTAACCTGTCTCACGACGGTCTAAACCCAGCTCACGTTCCCTATTAGCGGGTGAACAATCCGACACTTTGAGACTTCTGCATCTCAATGATAGGAAGAGCCGACATCGAAGGATCAAAAAGCAACGTCGCTATGAACGCTTGGCTGCCACAAGCCAGTTATCCCTGTGGTAACTTTTCTGACACCTCTAGCTGTATATCCCACAGACTTAAAGGATCGATAGGCCATGCTTTCACAGTTTGTATTTGTACTGAAAATCAAAATCAAGCAAACTTTTCCCCTTTTGGTCCACATGAGATTTCTGTCCTCATTGAGTTCGCCTTAGGACACCTGCGTTATCTTTTAACAGATGTACCGCCCCAGCCAAACTCCCCACCTGGCTATGTCTCCCGCCTTGATCACCTGCAAGCAGGCTTAAAGCAAAAACACGGCGAACCGAGTCTCAACATAACGGAATAAGTAAAACAACGTCAAGAGTAGTGGTATTTCACCGACGCCGAAGCTCCCACTTATCCTACACCCCTCGAGTCGTTTCACAAAGCCGGACTAGAGTGAAGCTCAACAGGGTCTTCTTTCCCCGCTGATTCCGCCAAGCCCGTTCCCTTGGCTGTGGTTTCGCTAGATGGCAGATAGGGACAGTGGGAATCTCGTTAATCCATTCATGCGCGTCACTAATTAGATGACGAGGCATTTGGCTACCTTAAGAGAGTCATAGTTACTCCCGCCGTTTACCCGCGCTTGGTTGAATTTCATCACGTTGACATTCAGAGCACTGGGCAGAAATCACATTGCGTCAACACCTTTTCAAGCCATCGCAATGCTATGTTTTAATTAAACAGTCGGATTCCCCTTGTCCGCTCCAGTTCTGAGCTAACCGTTCCCCACGGCCAAACGAAAAGGCAACAACCAAGCATCGTAAAAGGTCCAACCCTCGCGGGACAGCCCCAAAACAACACCCAGACATGCCCAGACGCCCAAACCGCCCGGCCCTCAGAGCCAATCCTTATCCCGAAGTTACGGATCCATTTTGCCGACTTCCCTTATCTACCTTATTCTATCGACCAGAGGCTGCTAACCTTGGAGACCTGATGCGGTTATCGGTACGGACAGGGGTGCGAATAACAACGTTCCCTTCCCGTTTCAAGGGCAGTCAGCAGCGCACCGGACATTCCGAAAATCGAAATGCTATTCCAAACATCAACCCCTATCGCCAGGTAATCTGATTCCAGGGCGTCAAAGTCTGTTAAAAAGCAAAGAAAACGCTTCCCGGGACCACCGCCTACGTTGAGAAGTTCACTTGTGTTACCACCCAGTATCCACGACCCGGCTCGGGAATGTTAGCCCGATTCCCTTTCGCGCTACGGAGCAAAGCCCACATCAACGCAGTTAAGCTGACGCTTAGGACCGGCTAACCCGTGTCCAAACATAGTTCACACGGAAACCTACTCCACGTCAGTCTTCAAAGTTCTCATTTGAATATTTGCTACTACCACCAAGATCCGCACTAGACGCCGTTCCACAAGGACTCACGCACCTCGCTTCGCAACAACGCCCACGTCTTCCTACACATTGCAGCCAAACATCTGCCACAATGGCCCAGTCTCGGTAACCTGCTTTAGCGCCATCCATTTTCAGGGCCAGTTCATTCGGCAGGTGAGTTGTTACACACTCCTTAGCGGATTTCGACTTCCATGACCACCGTCCTGCTGTCTAAATGAACCAACACCTTTTATGGTATCTGATGAGCAGGCATTTAGGCACCTTAACCAAGCGTTAGGAGCATCCCTCATCGCCAGTTCTGCTTACCAAAAATGGCCCACTTGGAATTCACATTCAACCCACCAGTTCAAACAAAGCAACCAGCAGGGTCTTACCCATTTAAAGTTTGAGAATAGGTCAACAGGCACAGCCCACCGATACCTCTAATCATTAGCTTTACCTGGTAAAACTGATCAAATTCCAGCTATCCTGAGAGAAACTTCGGAAGAAACCAGCTACTAGATGGTTCGATTAGTCTTTCGCCCCTATACCCAGATTTGACGAACGATTTGCACGTCAGTATCGCTGCGGACCTCCATCAGGCTTTCGCCTGACTTCATCCTATCCAGGCATAGTTCACCATCTTTCGGGTCCTAACAACCATGCTACTGCGCAATCCACCAAAAGGCGACCGGCCGCATGTGAAGCCGAAGCGGCCATGCTTTCACTTTCATTACGCGTACGGGTTTCACACCCAAACACTTGCACGAGTGTTAGACTCCTTGGTCCGTGTTTCAAGACGGGACAGTTAGAGCACGTACGACAGACAGCGATACCAGGACTAGCCCAGTCAGCAGCGAAAGAAACACTGCAAAAACAACCGAGGACAAGCCAAGCAAGAAATGACGCTACTAGTCACACCAGAGAGCCAAAACAAGCGAATAACAAGTCCCCAGATGACGCTGGCCGAGCATTACTGATTCCCAAAAGGAGCACAGAAATGCAACGTTCGCTCCAATCGATTCCCCCTCAGCAATTTCAGGTACTTTTAAcactcttttcaaagttcttttcatccttccCTCACGGTACTTCTTCGCTATCGGTCTCACACCAATATTTAGCCTTATGAGAAGACTACCTCACAATTTGCGCTTCAATCCCAAAAAGCACGACTCTATGCAGGCGAACCGACACGTGGACTATACAAGGGGCACACGGGATTATCACCCTCTATGATGTCCTCTCCCAAGAAACTTTACCCCACACAGCCACTGGCAACACCGCACAAGACCACAAGTCGGGGAGAAGGACTCCCAGATTTACACTTTGGGCTCATCCCGCTTCACTCGCCGTTACTAGGGGAATCATatttattttcttctctGCCGCTTAATTATATGCTTAAATTCAGCGGATAGCCTCACCCAAGCTCAGGAACAAACAGGAGCGTAGCGAGTTTCACCAGATGGCACAAGCCAAAACGGCCAATGGGAGTAGCCAGGCCACGACCCAATAATGTAGCGGATGCCACACTTCGCTTTGCTCCACATCCTACCGCTTACGCGGCACACCGTAACCCCACCAGCCAAAACCATGCATCCAAAGAGATTCTCAAAACTTTAGTGCACAGTCTCACTGCAGAGCACAGAGAAAATCATGGGCCTAACGGACCCATAGTCACACCAACGAGCAAAGCTCACCACCCTTATAGGTGTATTGGTAGAACAAAAGGTTCACTGAGACGGGAGTACCCCAAAGGGGTGTGTCTAATACGTTCAGAAATCTGTTGATTCGCAGAAGTCTGCAAGTCACAATGCTTATCGCAATTCGCTGCGTCCTTCATCGTTGTGTGAGCCAAGACATCCATCGCTGAAGGTTTAGTAGACGCCAAATGTGCCATCAGGCACTCGTGTTTGCAAAACACCCAGTAGGGTGAACAAATGAGCACATGCGAGACAACACCGCAAGGCGGACACTGCTTCGCACCACGCTCGTCCCGTATCACTGCCATCGGCCGATGAAACAAGACATCCAATGACAGTGGCGAAGCCAGAGGCAAACCTCCGTCTCCATCCACCGCATCAGCGTAACCCAAGTGTATAAAACACCGGCGGGGTAGTGGGGTAACGCCCCTCGCGGGAAAAGCACTGGAAACCAATGCTGCGTTACATGGTAGAAGGTCGAGTAGGCAAAGATGTCCGACGACATCGCACTACCGAAGCAGCGCCTCTTGCAAGTCTGCCACCCAACAAACCACCTACAGTTTCATGTGAATGATCCTTCCGCAGGTTCACCTACGGAAACCTTGTTACGACTTCTCCTTCCTTTAAGTGATAAGGTTCACAAAACTTCCCTAGACGTCTccaaagaaaaggaaacaTCACAGTCCGAATAATTCACCGGATCACTCGATCGGTAGGAGCGACGGGCGGTGTGTACAAAGGGCAGGGACGTAGTCTGCACAAGCTGATGACTTGCGCATACTAGGCATTCCTCGTTCATGATTAAGAATTACAATAATCAATCCCCATCACGATGCATACTCAAGATTACCCAAGCCTCTCAGCCAAGGATACACTCAGTGAATGCATCAGTGTAGCGCGCGTGCAGCCCAGGACATCTAAGGGCATCACAGACCTGTTATTGCCTTAAACTTCCTTGCGATTTATGACCGCAAAGTCCCTCTAAGAAGCGGAAATGAAACCAAGTCTCACACCCTATTTAGCAGGTTAAGGTCTCGTTCGTTAACGGAATTAACCAGACAAATCACTCCACCAACTAAGAACGGCCATGCACCACCACCCAAAGAATCAAGAAAGAGCCATCAATCTGTCAATCCTTCCTCTGTCTGGACCTGGTGAGTTTCCCCGTGTTGAGTCAAATTAAGCCGCAGGCTCCACGCCTGGTGGTGCCCTTCCGTCAATTCCTTTAAGTTTCAGCCTTGCGACCATACTCCCCCCAGAACCCAAAGACTTTGATTTCTCTCAAGGTGCTGAAGGAGTCGTTCAAACTGACGACCTCCAATCTCTAGTCGGCATCGTTTATGGTTAGGACTACGACGGTATCTGATCGTCTTCGATCCCCTAACTTTCGTTCTTGATTAATGAAAACATCCTTGGCAAATGCTTTCGCAGTAGTTCGTCTTTGACAAATCTAAGAATTTCACCTCTGACAGTCAAATACGAATGCCCCCAACTGTTCCTATTAACCATTACTCTGGCTCCTAAAACCAACAAAATAGAACCAAAGTCCTACTCCGTTATTCCATGCTAAAGTATTCAAGGCAAAAGCCTGCTTCAAGCACTCTAATTTTCTCAAAGTAAACGCCGGGAAACGAATAATCGAAACCCAACCAAGCCGCAACGATGACAAACGCCAAACGCAGTCAACGAAACAGCAGAAATTCAACTACGAGCTTTTTAACTGCAACAAGTTTAATATACGCTATTGGAGCTGGAATTACCGCGGCTGCTGGCACCAGACTTGCCCTCCAATTGATACTCTGGAAGGGGTTTAGATTCCCATCATTCCAATTACAAGACTTCAAGCCCCGTATTGTTATTTCTTGTCACTACCTCCCTGTGTCAGGATTGGGTAATTTGCGCGCCTGCTGCCTTCCTTAGATGTGGTAGCCGTTTCTCAGGCTCCCTCTCCGGAATCGAACCCTAATTCCCCGTTACCCGTCGTTGCCCCGGTAGGCCAATACCCTACCGTCCAAAGCTGATAGGTCAGAAACTTGAATGATACATCGCCGGCAAAGCCATGCGATTCGCTAATTTATTATGAATCACCGAAACACCGCAAAAGCGGGGAGGTTTTAGGTCTAATAAACGCAACTGTAAACAGCCCGAGCATGTATTAGCCCTACAATTAGCACGGTTATCCATGTAGAAACAAACATCAAATAAACTATAACTGTTTTAATGAGCCATTCGCAGTTTCACCATATAAAAGCTTATACTTAGACATGCATGGCTTAATCTTTAAGACAAGCATATGACTACTGGCAGGATCAACCAGGTTACTATGATGGCAGAGGACCCTCGGTCACCCTCAGGTCAACTACCCGGACTCGTCCGCTGTAGTTGTCGTAAGATGCCGCCCCTAGTGGAGTCACCCCTGGTGGGGGAACCACACCTTCGGCGAACCAGCCACCGCGCAAGCGCAGTGAACACCACACAGACTCGTCCAATGGAGCGGAAAACTCCCGGCAATGCCGCAAGTAGACCAACAATAACACCACCATCTACACCAAGCAACTACACAAAAGTGTAACCAGAGCACGTCCAGAGAGCGTTAGCGAGCCAGGCGTCAGCCGCAGAGCAAGCCATAGGCCTAGTCCATAGACGCGCTTCGCGCTCCAGGTCCCTCAAGTCACATAATCCAAAGTTACCTCGAGAGATGACCATGTACATTCCAACAGGCACGTATCAGGCTCACCCACCCTGCAGTGGATTCACCCTCAACTCACACCACATATGCTCCAACCAGCCATAACCGGTCAGGCAACTGTAGGACCCGAGGACTTGTACTCTCACCTAGTCAAGTCAGGTATAACCTACTCATGTGCAGTCAACAGAAACGTACTACCGTACGCAGTGTCCTCCATCCTCAGACTCTTGCAAAATAACAAGTCTTTCAGACCAAGACACCCAAAGGTTCGTCCAAGGGGGACTGCCGCCTTTGGCGTTAGTCACCACCCAGGACTCACAACTCAGCTCACAGTCAACCACCACCAGTCACCCAGCGGTATCAATCAACTGATCACACCAAGTTTACAACGTCTTAACTAGCCATCTGGCTAGCCAATTTAAACGATGGCGCCACCCCCATCCAAAAGATAGACTATAACCAACCAATCACTCATCTGGGGATTCACCCCAGGATTATATGTAAAATTGTGTAAGTAGGTGCATTATTGTAATTAACGAAATATCGAATATTTATCCAAACTAAAGCAACTTATACACAATACAAATGATAATATAGCTATAAAACAAGAATAACtcattaaaataaaaaattaCTAATACATTATAAGTGACTTAAATGATAGGCCAAAGCTGCCAAATGAGTCAGAAATTGAGTCCAGTTCCCTAGAAAGATCCAAAGTCTCTTCACTTCCTATGTCTCCCATATCATTCTCTCTTAAAATACTCCGTATAGTTGACATGGCATCTTGAATTGACTTGTTTACAAACGTGGAGAGATGTACATCTACACCCCCAAACACCGTCCTATGTCATCatataaaacaaaccatAAATATCAAACCTGTAACA
Encoded here:
- a CDS encoding hypothetical protein (encoded by transcript BEWA_052150A); protein product: MEEMSVGQFITNKFNIRKILLSKGSKVFRIDYLLVSVKSIVPADPNLILVVTDKTGQMLGCLHKDAIATYRNSISPGSTILLCDISVYVPAGHNPYLLITGCNIKHIFDGIFRSTNVP
- a CDS encoding zinc transport protein, putative (encoded by transcript BEWA_052160A) gives rise to the protein MGVSFLHILPEAAEKCERAKIAVGGGDHPVNLSYLLLLVSFAFMLLIERVVSAGRDPCTASFNDCSTSSKCCALTTHPPHAEEAPSNAQIVNIIVRGGEHEKLRFRHKHTDFLAKIKNIICPLCECNGLCITLALFTHSVFEGMVIGLEKENHSKVWLITLGVVLHKWTTGMALSSFIANETTFVKTIMIGIFCLGSPLGVLIGGLTPENETASAILDSIAVGTLIYVGFEIIVHELFCDIQCRNTALGKWACVVTGIAFILGMMVLESHFFPHTHGHHHGHHCLNECYEAISKCPQVKECSDLMSKCGKALKRCTEGHGGGDAHCHCSDSHH
- a CDS encoding nucleoside diphosphate hydrolase (encoded by transcript BEWA_052170A), whose translation is MIDKTKIESMPNSTEVICMVDKDNNEIGSCTRKEMRMYNEWHRTSATVVITGPEDPHLFYHIRDMSKEYCPGYLDISFGGVVTVGESYLDNAMREVHEECGLCLSEENLIEIGSFSVDGEFIRCHYKLYVALFNGTAEDLIPQKGEIMYIKKASLPELEELLKENKHTESCHKILESLKVFIASGKISQLQEAKVAK
- a CDS encoding conserved hypothetical protein (encoded by transcript BEWA_052180A); this translates as MIGRADIEGSKSNVAMNAWLPQASYPCGNFSDTSSCISHRLKGSIGHAFTVCICTENQNQANFSPFGPHEISVLIEFALGHLRYLLTDVPPQPNSPPGYVSRLDHLQAGLKQKHGEPSLNITE
- a CDS encoding hypothetical protein (encoded by transcript BEWA_052190A), coding for MLSLSLRVRVSHPNTCTSVRLLGPCFKTGQLEHVRQTAIPGLAQSAAKETLQKQPRTSQARNDATSHTREPKQANNKSPDDAGRALLIPKRSTEMQRSLQSIPPQQFQVLLTLFSKFFSSFPHGTSSLSVSHQYLAL